One region of Pseudomonadota bacterium genomic DNA includes:
- a CDS encoding HAMP domain-containing sensor histidine kinase produces MANSRFQRLIHSVFTKILLTLLAAGISINLIVAVFFIHAAKETWRGAWQYNIDQYLDYIIKDLGTPPSLDRAKEIVKQSALQIRYESPDLTWTTSNEIPQSGKLRLKNDQKNRFIRIPFKNGKHIITLSQGPHVYIFSFQTHPPLEIRKIVFIIVLILLLTIVVLAAYLVIRHILRPVKSLSEGVRQVGNGHLDHRVPSSHTTEFNHLAEAFNAMTLRVQSMLYAKDQLLLDVSHELRSPLTRVKVALELMPDGQTKENIADDIREMEIMISEILEAARLRNTTEGLRIEAISVEAFFHEISAIYANRPPGIRIDNIPDNACIHGDPMLVKIVFNNIINNAVKYSPHDGEPVRLLWKEDPQYAIIQIHDRGIGIPETELPYIFEPFYRVDKSRSRHTGGYGLGLSLCKTIMESHQGKIEVESTPGTGTIVSLFFPLFHDNC; encoded by the coding sequence ATGGCGAATAGCAGATTTCAGAGGCTCATTCATTCGGTTTTTACAAAAATTCTTCTCACTCTCCTGGCTGCCGGAATCAGCATAAATCTCATTGTAGCCGTATTTTTTATTCATGCTGCAAAGGAAACCTGGAGAGGGGCGTGGCAGTACAACATTGATCAGTATCTCGACTACATCATTAAAGACCTGGGAACGCCGCCGAGCCTGGATCGGGCAAAGGAGATCGTCAAACAATCTGCCCTGCAGATACGCTACGAAAGTCCGGATCTGACATGGACAACATCGAATGAAATCCCCCAGAGTGGCAAGCTCCGATTAAAAAATGATCAAAAGAACCGATTTATAAGGATACCCTTCAAAAATGGGAAACATATTATCACCTTATCGCAAGGCCCCCACGTATACATTTTCAGTTTTCAAACCCATCCCCCGCTGGAGATCAGGAAGATAGTATTTATAATCGTGTTGATTCTTCTCCTGACGATTGTTGTCCTGGCTGCCTACCTCGTAATCAGGCATATCCTGAGACCTGTGAAATCTCTTTCCGAAGGTGTCCGGCAGGTCGGCAACGGCCATCTCGATCACCGGGTTCCCTCAAGTCACACAACAGAGTTCAATCATCTTGCAGAGGCTTTCAACGCCATGACGCTTCGGGTCCAAAGCATGCTCTATGCCAAAGATCAGCTTCTTCTGGATGTAAGCCATGAATTGCGGTCCCCCTTAACGCGCGTGAAAGTTGCTCTTGAATTGATGCCTGATGGGCAGACGAAAGAGAACATCGCCGACGATATCCGGGAAATGGAAATAATGATCTCTGAAATATTGGAAGCTGCCAGGCTGAGGAATACAACAGAGGGCCTGCGCATTGAAGCAATATCTGTCGAGGCTTTCTTCCACGAAATTTCTGCAATCTATGCGAACAGACCGCCGGGAATCAGGATCGACAACATTCCGGACAACGCCTGCATCCACGGCGATCCTATGCTCGTGAAAATTGTTTTCAATAATATTATCAATAATGCCGTCAAGTATTCCCCTCATGACGGTGAACCTGTAAGGCTCTTATGGAAGGAAGATCCTCAATACGCAATTATTCAGATTCATGACCGGGGTATCGGTATTCCGGAAACAGAACTGCCCTATATCTTTGAACCTTTCTACCGGGTAGACAAGTCGCGATCCAGACATACAGGGGGATACGGATTGGGTCTGAGCCTCTGCAAGACAATTATGGAGTCTCACCAGGGGAAGATAGAAGTCGAGAGCACTCCGGGAACCGGCACAATTGTCTCCCTCTTTTTCCCTTTGTTCCATGATAATTGTTAG
- a CDS encoding type I restriction enzyme HsdR N-terminal domain-containing protein yields MSDNVSPSINENIFEQKVLFTLEKLLGWSQFKGEIKVRPSLQIGRQNFITPDIVLYTPDNKAVIVLEIKRPVEDLGRPGTFGQLQSYMRQTKADFGFLVGKEIRVYYDGILSPNADPLLLSKIRFKSDSAEGTDFVELFNRDSFIAGKYESYLKAHIDRLQQERKIDAVRERLQSEETSQRLLKLLQHDITDVETQILMEAMKGLIIKVSYGKTLQNIRSVSLGIAISNKRQDFIFVCKNKASGKYFIYIEDLKDDHIRLINPDGGQIDLNADLFEEPKDETVDYLLSYKLINETQLGKYHQYVSSQPEDHDTAVDHNSDKAKTTKRLPSNGSTMGRKNRSPSAYEWSRGVPELSRISGRATWRAICDYLKVYVGADSARRALKDWARENRRGWPPIPEPLSRGKGT; encoded by the coding sequence TTGTCGGATAATGTTAGTCCAAGCATCAATGAGAATATCTTTGAACAAAAGGTATTGTTCACGCTGGAAAAGCTCCTTGGATGGAGTCAGTTCAAGGGGGAGATCAAGGTAAGGCCTTCGCTTCAGATCGGGCGTCAGAATTTCATAACCCCGGACATAGTACTATACACCCCCGACAATAAGGCCGTCATTGTTTTGGAGATAAAAAGGCCTGTTGAAGACTTAGGTAGACCCGGGACTTTCGGACAGCTTCAGTCCTATATGCGCCAAACCAAGGCTGATTTCGGTTTTCTTGTAGGCAAAGAGATTCGTGTCTACTACGATGGGATTCTGAGCCCGAACGCCGATCCGCTCTTATTGTCCAAAATCCGCTTCAAAAGTGATTCTGCGGAAGGGACCGACTTTGTCGAGCTTTTCAATAGGGACAGTTTTATTGCGGGAAAATATGAATCGTATTTGAAAGCGCACATAGACCGATTACAGCAGGAACGGAAAATAGATGCCGTAAGAGAGCGTTTGCAATCTGAGGAAACCAGCCAGAGATTACTTAAACTCCTTCAGCATGATATCACGGACGTAGAAACACAAATCCTGATGGAAGCAATGAAGGGCCTAATAATAAAGGTATCATACGGCAAAACTCTTCAGAACATAAGATCAGTATCTCTTGGAATAGCAATATCAAACAAGCGGCAGGATTTTATTTTTGTCTGCAAAAACAAGGCTTCAGGAAAGTATTTCATCTATATAGAAGATCTTAAAGATGATCATATTCGCCTAATCAATCCCGATGGCGGGCAAATTGACCTCAACGCCGACCTCTTTGAGGAGCCCAAGGACGAAACTGTTGACTATCTCCTATCTTACAAATTGATAAACGAAACGCAGCTTGGAAAATACCATCAATATGTGTCGTCGCAGCCCGAGGACCACGATACGGCAGTCGACCACAATTCGGATAAAGCGAAGACCACGAAGAGACTGCCATCTAACGGCAGTACCATGGGTCGAAAGAACCGTAGCCCCTCTGCTTATGAATGGAGCAGGGGGGTGCCTGAGTTGTCAAGAATCTCAGGCCGCGCTACTTGGAGAGCAATCTGCGACTACTTGAAGGTTTACGTAGGTGCGGACTCAGCGAGACGGGCACTAAAGGACTGGGCCAGAGAGAACCGACGCGGTTGGCCACCAATCCCTGAACCATTATCTCGGGGGAAAGGAACATGA
- a CDS encoding HTH domain-containing protein, whose product MKAKKIDIGIKDLKTSLKDFSEAWKKLESGKKVKKEEGLYFDSIDTMRNVLTNNRLLILKTIRKNKPGSIYELAKILNRDLKSVNQDLKLLSEIGLVALEKIETERKRVIPHVDYGKILLEIPV is encoded by the coding sequence ATGAAAGCAAAGAAGATTGACATCGGGATCAAAGATTTAAAAACAAGTTTAAAAGACTTCTCTGAAGCCTGGAAAAAATTGGAGAGTGGAAAGAAGGTAAAAAAAGAGGAAGGTCTCTATTTTGATTCCATTGATACCATGAGGAATGTTCTCACCAATAACAGACTCCTTATCCTTAAAACCATACGCAAGAATAAACCGGGTTCTATATACGAGCTGGCAAAGATTCTCAACAGAGACCTGAAAAGCGTGAATCAGGATTTGAAGCTTTTATCGGAAATAGGGTTGGTTGCCCTTGAAAAGATTGAAACAGAGAGAAAACGGGTTATACCACATGTTGATTATGGGAAAATACTGTTGGAAATACCGGTTTAA
- a CDS encoding response regulator transcription factor: MKKTILIIDDDEKLNHLLKDYLGNYGFSIESATRPEEGMKKIKTLQPQLIILDVMLPGMNGFEVCKQIRRSHTTPILMLTARGEVTDRIVGLELGADDYLAKPFEPRELVARIQSILRRTGNSTVTPKRRFGPLFIDFQRRTVLLNNEPVDLTTTEFQALSLLANNAGIVMSRDHIMDALRGIEYEAFDRSVDIVMSRLRSKLLDDPKSPLFIKTVWGTGYVFIVEESEDGE, encoded by the coding sequence TTGAAGAAAACAATCCTTATTATCGATGATGACGAGAAACTCAACCATTTACTGAAGGATTATCTCGGTAATTATGGGTTTTCCATCGAAAGTGCTACCCGCCCCGAAGAGGGGATGAAGAAAATTAAAACACTTCAGCCGCAACTGATCATCCTTGATGTGATGCTACCCGGTATGAATGGTTTTGAAGTCTGCAAGCAGATACGACGATCCCATACAACCCCGATTCTCATGCTCACTGCGAGAGGGGAAGTTACCGACAGGATTGTGGGACTCGAACTGGGCGCAGATGATTATCTCGCCAAACCCTTTGAGCCCCGGGAATTGGTTGCACGTATTCAGTCAATTCTCAGGCGTACAGGAAATTCTACAGTTACCCCTAAGCGACGGTTCGGACCTCTTTTCATCGATTTTCAGAGACGGACAGTCCTGCTCAACAATGAACCCGTCGATCTGACCACCACTGAGTTCCAGGCACTGTCCTTGCTGGCAAATAATGCGGGCATTGTGATGAGCCGTGACCATATAATGGATGCCCTGCGGGGGATTGAATACGAGGCCTTTGACCGCTCCGTGGATATAGTTATGAGCCGCCTCCGTTCGAAATTGCTGGATGACCCGAAGTCGCCTTTATTCATTAAAACTGTCTGGGGAACCGGATATGTCTTTATTGTCGAGGAGAGCGAAGATGGCGAATAG
- a CDS encoding SDR family oxidoreductase — protein MSYDRVNERMVNRLLAGKTAIITGASSGIGRATALTLAQAGAAVVIQARRKERLDELASEISDHNGKALVVAGDASIQTDIDLLLNSALAWEEGGYKYDIVVANAGHGLAGSILNSDESRWQELYQVNVLGAAYLMRRAGQYMIQQKRGDIIAIGSVVGRNISPFGSFYGSSKFAVSAFAEALRREICVHGVRVSLVMPGIVLSEFQGVAGYNEENFFNTVDQFGKLVEPQDIAEGIYWLLTLPPHVNVNEIMIRPTGQNYP, from the coding sequence ATGAGCTATGACAGAGTAAATGAGAGAATGGTAAATCGACTTCTTGCCGGCAAGACAGCCATCATAACCGGCGCCAGTTCCGGCATAGGACGTGCCACAGCTTTGACCCTCGCGCAGGCAGGCGCTGCGGTGGTGATTCAGGCTCGCCGTAAAGAAAGGCTGGATGAACTGGCTTCGGAAATTTCCGACCACAATGGTAAAGCTCTCGTTGTGGCAGGTGACGCAAGCATTCAGACAGACATTGATTTGCTTCTTAACAGCGCTTTAGCTTGGGAAGAAGGAGGGTACAAGTATGATATCGTTGTTGCCAACGCGGGCCACGGACTGGCAGGCAGCATACTCAACAGCGACGAATCCAGGTGGCAGGAACTTTACCAGGTCAATGTTCTTGGTGCGGCCTACCTGATGCGCCGTGCCGGACAATACATGATCCAACAGAAAAGAGGAGACATAATAGCCATCGGTTCGGTAGTCGGACGAAACATCTCGCCCTTCGGCAGCTTTTACGGTTCAAGCAAATTCGCCGTTTCTGCATTTGCGGAAGCTCTTCGCCGTGAAATCTGCGTACATGGAGTGCGTGTTTCCCTGGTTATGCCCGGTATCGTGCTTAGCGAATTCCAGGGGGTAGCCGGTTACAATGAGGAGAACTTCTTCAATACGGTTGACCAATTCGGTAAATTAGTTGAACCCCAGGATATTGCCGAAGGAATTTACTGGCTGCTTACATTGCCGCCTCATGTCAATGTCAACGAAATCATGATTCGCCCTACCGGTCAGAACTATCCGTAA
- a CDS encoding DUF6516 family protein, producing MDGELLFYRKNVESNGDIAEMKIWKVPQTKDKPYGYRYSLVYIRDGKRVLGYDNGEGKGDHRHYKNKEHPYEFKGMDILIEDFNSDVEKIKKGEI from the coding sequence ATGGATGGTGAACTTTTATTTTACAGAAAGAACGTTGAATCCAATGGTGATATTGCTGAGATGAAAATATGGAAGGTACCGCAGACTAAGGACAAACCTTATGGCTACAGATATTCTCTCGTATACATCAGGGACGGTAAACGGGTTTTGGGTTATGACAACGGAGAGGGAAAGGGTGATCACAGGCATTACAAAAATAAAGAACATCCTTACGAGTTCAAAGGAATGGACATTTTGATTGAGGATTTCAATAGTGATGTAGAAAAAATCAAAAAGGGTGAGATATGA
- a CDS encoding Spy/CpxP family protein refolding chaperone has protein sequence MLKKCVAGICVPILLICVAFLGGCHRPTPEKMADRVTEKLKSKLELNEAQQQELEGIKEELKKKMAEMKKNHASKKEEFLALLQSDIIDQEKLKKMINEKKARMDEFSSLMIDKLTKFHSTLSPEQKERLVKYLRDRHNCWN, from the coding sequence ATGTTAAAAAAATGTGTAGCAGGAATATGTGTTCCGATTCTCTTAATTTGTGTTGCTTTTCTCGGCGGATGCCATCGCCCTACACCTGAAAAGATGGCAGACCGTGTTACTGAAAAGCTCAAATCAAAACTGGAATTGAATGAAGCACAGCAGCAAGAGCTTGAGGGCATCAAAGAGGAATTGAAGAAAAAAATGGCGGAGATGAAGAAAAATCATGCGTCCAAGAAAGAAGAATTCCTGGCCCTGCTTCAGAGTGACATTATCGACCAGGAAAAACTCAAGAAAATGATCAATGAGAAAAAGGCCAGAATGGATGAATTCTCATCTCTGATGATCGACAAACTGACAAAGTTTCACAGCACGCTCAGCCCTGAACAAAAGGAACGGCTCGTGAAATATCTGAGAGACCGTCATAATTGCTGGAATTGA
- the fdhD gene encoding formate dehydrogenase accessory sulfurtransferase FdhD, whose amino-acid sequence MEGDIINTGKVSIIRFSDAERIQVDDIVIVEEPLEIFIDDEPFYTTMRMPGEEILLALGICFTDGIIDSMEDVTGVNYCSDVSRNKINVYLNSQLNKKDRLKNKQRRSTAYSSCGICGMDMIEGMTNTTGRIEQKVTMDIATISNMQKAIQENQVVFPLTGGTHAAGIFSAEGELLSFSEDVGRHNALDKAIGKLLFNRSTAKAAVVVLTSRLSFEMVQKAARLGAEIICGVSSPTSLAIDLAKTVNLTLIGFLRGNRGNIYTCPGRIKNGFACH is encoded by the coding sequence ATGGAGGGAGACATAATAAATACCGGCAAGGTTTCAATCATAAGGTTTTCAGATGCAGAACGCATTCAGGTTGACGATATTGTTATTGTTGAAGAACCTTTAGAGATATTCATTGACGATGAGCCCTTCTATACGACAATGCGGATGCCAGGTGAAGAAATATTGCTTGCCCTTGGCATATGCTTTACTGACGGCATTATAGATTCCATGGAAGACGTGACAGGCGTAAATTATTGCAGTGATGTTTCCCGGAATAAGATCAATGTTTATTTGAACTCTCAATTAAATAAGAAAGACCGTCTCAAGAATAAACAAAGACGCTCGACAGCATATTCGAGCTGCGGCATCTGCGGCATGGATATGATCGAGGGCATGACCAACACCACTGGCAGAATAGAGCAGAAGGTAACAATGGATATCGCAACTATCTCCAACATGCAAAAGGCTATACAGGAAAACCAGGTTGTCTTTCCTTTAACAGGCGGAACTCATGCTGCAGGAATCTTCAGTGCAGAAGGAGAACTTCTGTCATTTTCGGAAGACGTGGGAAGACACAACGCCCTCGACAAGGCCATCGGAAAATTGTTATTCAACCGTAGCACCGCTAAGGCTGCTGTCGTTGTTTTAACCTCAAGGCTCAGCTTTGAGATGGTTCAAAAAGCTGCCCGCCTGGGTGCTGAAATCATCTGCGGGGTATCATCGCCCACCTCTCTTGCCATAGATCTGGCGAAAACAGTAAATCTTACCCTTATCGGGTTCCTGCGGGGCAACCGAGGGAATATTTACACCTGCCCCGGGCGTATTAAAAACGGTTTTGCCTGTCATTAA
- a CDS encoding 2-dehydropantoate 2-reductase, which produces MNIGIIGVGGVGGYFGGKICKEILSQGAKVYFVARGRHLDEIRKKGLHVSTTTEGDWICNPTLATDRIEELPVLDVCLLCVKSYDLKSVVLQFGGKVSDSTLMIPLLNGIDIYERIRENLHLASVLPACVYVGTHIEAFGKVTQNGGACKILLGKDPQQATTVPDSLFELFRTSRINYEWFDDVYPEIWGKYVFIASFGLVTAAFNKTLGQVVESRFLSDYVLSVMTEIVGLSRKIGINLPETIITDSFQKGHNFPYETKTSFQRDFENVHKPDERDLFGSTVLRLGKQFDIDTPVTQKLWDILNNRKPLPDEGELV; this is translated from the coding sequence ATGAATATTGGAATTATTGGTGTAGGGGGTGTTGGAGGATATTTCGGGGGAAAGATCTGTAAAGAGATCTTAAGTCAGGGAGCAAAAGTCTACTTTGTAGCGAGAGGCAGGCATCTTGATGAGATTCGCAAGAAAGGTCTCCATGTCAGCACCACCACAGAAGGAGATTGGATTTGCAACCCGACTTTGGCCACTGATCGTATTGAAGAACTGCCTGTTCTAGACGTTTGTTTGTTGTGCGTCAAATCCTACGACCTAAAGAGTGTGGTTCTGCAGTTTGGCGGCAAGGTGTCAGACTCCACGTTAATGATCCCTTTATTGAATGGCATTGATATCTATGAAAGAATCAGAGAAAATCTCCATCTTGCCAGTGTCCTGCCTGCTTGTGTGTATGTAGGCACGCATATAGAAGCCTTTGGAAAAGTGACTCAAAACGGTGGGGCATGCAAAATCCTCCTCGGTAAGGACCCACAACAGGCAACCACAGTTCCCGATTCACTTTTCGAACTTTTCAGGACGAGCAGGATCAACTATGAATGGTTTGACGACGTTTATCCTGAGATTTGGGGAAAGTATGTGTTTATCGCCAGCTTTGGCCTTGTGACGGCAGCTTTTAATAAAACACTCGGTCAAGTTGTGGAATCACGTTTCTTAAGTGACTATGTCCTTTCCGTCATGACTGAGATTGTCGGGCTTTCCCGGAAGATAGGAATTAATTTGCCGGAAACAATAATCACGGACTCCTTTCAAAAGGGGCACAATTTCCCTTATGAAACGAAAACATCGTTCCAGCGTGACTTTGAAAATGTGCACAAACCGGACGAACGCGATTTGTTCGGAAGCACGGTCCTTCGTTTGGGTAAACAATTTGATATCGATACCCCTGTTACACAGAAGTTGTGGGATATCCTGAATAATAGAAAACCTCTACCGGATGAAGGCGAATTGGTATAA